The following DNA comes from Diadema setosum chromosome 20, eeDiaSeto1, whole genome shotgun sequence.
aattgctccagtcttatttctCCAAGAACTTTTGGTCAGGGTTGTGATAGtattttaggtttagtttgatgtgaggattaggctTAGGCTCAGGGtaatgtttgtgggtagaattaaTGTTTGGCtaagcgtgcagatatttcataggaggcAACTgctgcaggagcaaatgtcacggAACTGTATAAAATATTAAGAATCTACATAGAAGTATTTGCTTACAAGGGCACAGATCCCAGAagcgtacattgtatgtaatttCTGTGAGAATATCGTCggtcttatgccaaaagggccttaaacCACTTCCACTGTTATGCCCAAAGGCCCTTAACGctataaactttgtacactattagtgcccttttggGATAACAGGGGGAGTTctttaaggcccttttggcataaggccgacgATATAAGGCTTGCACTGCTCACCACACAACACAGCTGGCCACACTTGTGCCGTCCACACTGTTTCTTCTTGGTGCACTTCCTGTCGCACAACGGGGGCGCCATACCGCCCTCTGCCTTCACTGCCGCCTGCAGTTCGCTGCAGGCCACATCGACGAAGCGATGACCGCACCGGCACTTGATCATGGACGTCTGCTCACACGGTGGACACGTACCAGTGTGGCACGTCTGTTCACACTTGTGTGTATCTGTAAGAAGAAGTGTTTGGAAATAGAGAATGGATGGTAGCATCAGTGAAATACTGCACAGCTAGAAATCAAATATTGAGCACTGTAAGACATCGATGAAGTACAGCTGAAACATTATCTCATCGTTCATGGCAGAGCTCTCTCACTGTCTCAAAAGAGAAAGACCTTACCGATGATACAGACTACAAGATCAAATCAACAAATTTGCGGAAATGAcaagatacatttgtatattttgctATGCCTCAACTGTGTTGATGGAATATGATTTTCTCCTTCAGGTACATTCTCCTCTGCATTCATGGTACTTGTACATAATATTAGCACGTCATGACCTGTCCTATGACACACACTGCCCAAGTTCTGCATGAATCTTCAAGTCTGAAGGAAGCAGACTAATTCTAAGAAGAAAAGAAGTAGGGCCTTCTTtgtatcaaataaacttttactGCACAGAgagtgaaataaagaaagaaaaattgaaggGAAGGGTTACTATGATCACTAAAGATGTTCTGATACAGACCTCTCCCTCCACAGGGAAACATCTTGCCGCATTTCTTGTCACAGGTGGGGACGGGGTCTGTGCACGTGGTCCTCTCAGCTCCGCCCTCGAGGAGCGAGAGGGGGGTCTGTCCACAGGGGCAGTGGGTGATCCGGGCGGGGTCCAGACCGCACGGCTCGCAGGGGCCCTGGTGGCAGAAATCCTCGCAGCTGTGGTGACCACAGTCCAGTGTCCTGTCGAGCAAATCCATGCCAAAATGGTTACAATTTGGTCACAAATGCAAGTAGGACTACTGCCATATAAGATACGATGAACATGATTAAGTTTGTGATAACCTAGAGACCTACTCAGCAGTGGAATTTCTACAAATCAAGTTTCAAATTATATGTTGATACTAAAATGTTGTAATGAATACAATAGATTAAGTGATGATGATTACAAAAAAGTTCATATTCACTATGGCAATTGTACAGTCTAATTGTAAATTTCTTGGCTTCTTTCCTATTGCTGATGTGTGCAACTGGAATGTGTACAAACACATAAAGTGGGAAGAAACATCACATCGGGTAGTAGCAGCAAATTGATTTAATCATTCCATATTCATTCCCATGAAGTCATtagatacacaatacacaccACAGTTAAATAGGCAATTGCTTATTTGCTTTTCTTATCCATTAGTCcaatcattaaaagaaaaaagtcacttATCAATTTATTCATCAATGAATTTATTTAATCAGTCATCAATATGTCAGTCCACTGGTCTCTAATTCAGtcaatacttaaaaaaaaaaaatcagtgagtACTTTTTGATGATTCAATAGTTTGGTTTTGATGCAAGTTTTTGTTTGTCTacttttattctgttttgtattgtattggaTGGGAGGGGGTGGAAGAGTGCAAGTGACCCCTCCTGCCTCTGAGGTCCAATTTGAGAAATAGGACTCACCTGCCGCAGACAGCCATGCAGGAATAGCTCCCGGCTGGATCCTCCTTTGCACTCTCCTCCGTGCACGCCACCTCTCGCTTGGCTCTTCCACAGTAGCAGACTGGAGAATGggttaccatggaaacacaGGAGAATCGATGCATCACTTGTTTAGAACTCAGGGAGGAGAGAATGATGGTGCATTTGGAGGGCATCCTTCGTTACACATGAGTCTTGAGCGTTTGGCTGTAAGCGATTTTAATGACCCTTTTAATTTTCAATGCAGATGTTGTTTAGATGTGCAGCCTCTGTTTCTCTTAAGAATCCTTGCATATCCagaacatttattcatttttcatacttACCGACACTTCTTTTCATCAACAAAGTGGTTTACTTTGAAAAATTTATCAGTTGTATTACATGTGAATGTGTTTCTCACAGAAAGAATATCAAGCTGGAATAAAATGATATCCAAATACTGGCATATACGACACACCTTGGATATAATCATCCATTTATAAGCCTGTCGAATAGTCTCATCAGTAACCTGAAGATGACATCAGAAATGTGCAAAACCTGGGTACATACAAGTGAGGAAGCAGAATTTATGCTTGAGTAAGTAGCATCTGAGCAGAAGTTCTAGTCCAAACCATTTTTGTGTGGCTTATCAAAGAAATAAAGTACAATCAGATATGCAGACTAGTATGTAGAAGCTCTatcaaaaatttgatataatataagAAAGTAACAGACTTAAAACATCTCCTGCATAATCGCTAAATAATTAAActgttgcaaaaacaaaaacatctgtATATACAAATCATATGAGGGAGATGATGTCATTCATAGCCATGGAGTTGAACTGCACTTTAAACAATCACAGCAACACACCTTGCACCACCACCTCCTCACAGGGCTGGCATGGTCCCGAGTGGCAGATCTCCTGGCAGGAGTGGCTGCCACAGTTGAGGAGTTTCCCGCACTGCTGCTGGCAACGGATCTCGTTCTGGCTGCCACATCTCACCGTCTGCTGTGTCTTGCCTGTGTGGTGGAATCAAGGAATCATTTGGAATCCCTTAGCCTTTGCACAACCAAAGTAAATTTTATACAAGTTATAAAAACAtttacccctccccccaccatcaaaataaaacccacaaaacagcaataaaaacaacagtaACACACAAATAAACTGTCCTTGGTCAGCAAAAAGATGTGTGACATTGGAACAAGTACAGAAGGAATTTCCAACACTTAGAATCCAAACAACAGTGAACTAGCAGGAAATGGCACTGAATGGGGAATCCCCAAAGTGCCATCTTGGTTACGAAATCATGCCCTTAATATGTGTATAGACTTCAGCCAGGACTTCAGCATATGCTATGAAAATAGcccaaagaaaatataattttatctACAAATTCATAACCATTTCCTTCATTCTTATGATGGATTTACTCATAAAAACTGGCAAACAAGCCATAAGTCTTGACTTTTAATCTTTTAatgttaaccctaaaaagactgggggggggggggcctaaaaggcccccccctcgacatttcgcgcgattactctgcaacacgcaatgctctcgccgcgatgctctatgacttttttctttcgagtttcccgcacattttgacaccaaatttgtgacgcccgggggtacggttctgaagttacataactttttgtacatgcacgtgaggccgaaaatggctcaaaaatgtgattttgtgtacaaagtcaatgcaaattgagttttttcacatggttcatataaatatgcttatttttactctcaatggctaaaattaatttgttttaggagtattatgcttcaaaaagtgtctgccacaaattctgctaaaaaaaacaacaaaaacaaaaggtcgaaaaaacaaagaaatacataagaaattcataaaacaataaaatagataagaaattaattttgataccggattttttttcaagtacatttgctaagaatgccacaaagaataattagaccaaaaatgagcacttttggagctttatttactgatttagatcaaagagtctgatttctcgcataaattagcataattaaatcaaaataaaataaaagaagactatgtTGTAAAATCTAAATATActatcttgtagattacattgcacactaccattgtgcaaatttccgcggcgatcgcgcgatccaaggccgagatcttaaggggggccctttaggcccccccccccccccccagtctttcgagctaccaaaatagcccagtctttttagggttaaggctGACACACAGACTCTCAGCAAAATCAGGCAGAGTTCTATGGCTCTAACTGTCCTAGACAATACAGACAGGTTGTAAATATTATCTTCTTGATATCCAGGGATTTCACAGACTGGATGAACTCTTCATAGAAAGACAGAACTCTccacaaaaaagacaaacattCTGGTACAGATTGTCAACATAAAATGCTTTGCCCAACTGCCTACATCCTCACTAACAAAAGGGGAAAACCGAAATACATGTTTGACCacaatacagtatgtccccccaaaaatcACAATCTgaattttgcattgataacacccaatattactaaactgtctaaatgctacttcagggttttaaaatataacatcttaactctattttgcagaaaaatcCATTCAATTTGACAAAGAAACGTGGATTGTTTGAAAGCATGTTATGAGTCTCATTGGAACTGCATATTTATGTGTGAACATAATAGACAGAATTGgacggaagagattcccgacatgctctacaaaattcctcatttctctttgaccaataaagcaaatcgaatggggttttctgtaagatgtgggcaataagttatattttcataccctgaaattgtattttgacTGATTCACTATTATTAACGTTACCGTTGCGGAGGATACCGCTGtcattttttgggggggacataCAGTACATGACAGCTACAGGTAGGACAACTCACCACATAAGCACTTCTGTTGGACATTGGAGGGGCAGGGCGGGCAAGGGCCGGGGTGGCACAGAATGTTGCAGGGATGGGGGCAGGAGGTGGGGCGTTTGCGACGACACACCTCCCCACAGCTGTGGGGCGTCTCCCCCGGTTCCCAGGGGGGCTCTCGCTGCTTGCCGCAGAAGCAGAAGTAGACGTGCGGGATCTTGATTTCCACCCCACGACAGGCCGGGCATTGCCAGCCATCAGTACCTGAAGGTATATGAAATGCAATGCTAAATGTCTCATTTGAAGTGAAACTATAGCTCTGTGGAATGGATTTTATGCTGCACATTTCTTTCTGCACACACCATTacacatgtttttgacataccCATTACAGGCAAAGATCCCTTGAGCTCTGAGGACACCATGATGCTAATGCTCTGTGTTTCGAAAAAGCGGACATGCATGGTTGGAAAAGGTGAATGGCGATTTATACTTTTAACCCTTTGCTGTACagtaaaaaaattaatgaaaactgAGCTATATCAGCCATGTGACTTGTGACTAGTCTGTTCTTTCCTGAAACTGGTGTACAAGTAGAAAAATTAGGAAGTGCATCTCAATCAATATTTGACAACAATGACCCTCTGTTCTGATACTGAAGTGAAATATATCCTTTTTGATTCTCAGCTGCTGTTTAGATTATGCCACTGACATAGTGATAGCCATAACTGCTGATAATATTTAAACAATAAAGCTACTCTCATCTTGGACAAGAAATAGCACAGATTCATGGACAAGAAGCAGAAATTCTTGTGCAATTCTTGGACAAGAAAGAGGAGATATCAAAAATTACCTTCAGCTGTTGCTGCAGGTGACTTAGCCCACTTCTTGATGCAGCCAAGATGGAAGACCACGTAGCAGGTCTTACAGCTCCACACTCTGGCCTCACACCTGACCCTATCGCAGCACACGGGGCACTCGTACGTCCCCGACGTCAGATGCTCAATGAGGGCACCAGTCTGAGTCTCGCTGCTGTACTTCTTGGCGACTTGTCGGCCCTGGGCAGATTGCTTCCCCGCACCACCCCCGCCTTTCTTTCTGTCCTGACGCTCGCCTTTCTGACTGGCGTTGGATCCCGACCTGCTCCTAGCCTCTGCGTCATCGAATCTGTTCCCACTGTTGAGGTCGGGATTCCCTCTGGGTCGATTCCTGTTACCTTTCCTTTTGTCCATGCCTTGAGAAGTGGCGTTTGACTCTGCACTGTTGACAGACTCCCTGTCCGATGAAGTCTGCCGGGTAAAGAAGAGCTCCTCTGGGTGCTCGTAACGCCTGGAGTTGGCTGATCGATCGGCATTTCTACGATCATTCAACCCCCCGTACTGAAGATTGTACTGAGATGTACCAGTTTGAGGGTAGGTTGCTCGCTGCCCTCCTTTTCCCCTCCCCCGCCCTCTCGGCTTACCGCCCCTCCTGCCCCGCTGTTCGTGTCGTTCATTATACCCCGTGCTGTCTGCCCCGCCATACGAGTCTTGTCCAATCTCGGAGTCTGCAGGTCCTTGAGGATATCTGGAGTGTGAATCTGAACCTCCTCCTGTCCTACTGTAATCTTGGTATTCCTGAGTTTCTCTCGTTTGCATTTGAGGATTCCTTGACTGGCCCCTCCCACCTCTAGCCCTCTtgaccctccccctccctccccttccccctctctgGTCTCGCCTGCCGTCCTGCCATCGCCACCTCTCTGTTTCACCTCCGGCTCTGTCCCACTCTCTCTGATCTGTCCTCCAGTGATCTGTCTGCCAGTTACCATGGCGATAGCCTTGCTCCTGACCATAGCTATCAAACGGTACAGCATCTCCGCCATAACCTCTTCCCCCATCATAATAATTTTGTCCTCCGTCCCGGTAATCTCTTTGATAATTCCCCTGGTACCCTCCCCCTCTACCGTAGCCACCATAGCTGCCTTGTGGATATCTCCCTCTGCTGCTCTGTCTACCGTAGGCTTGATCCTGTGGTGACATCCTTCCCCCTCTGTCTCTCTCAGCAAACTCTAAAGATGAAGCCATGATTTTTGGAGCAGTCTGAAAGGAGAACAATGATGAATACTTCTCtgcaaaaatgatgatgatgatgttctaTCAACTTACAATAAGACTCAAGACGTGTATGTACTGCATTTCAAAACTGGATGTTAGCACATCTGCTAGGATCTACTAAATTTATATCTGGTAAGTCCTACTGTACTTCAAAACCAAGTCTCTCTGTTGATGGACTAAACTTTCAGACTAACATAACTGCTGCCACCACCACTGGACACTTACACAACACAGGCCTGGCACAAGAAGATCTGCCACTTTGCTACGAGACAGAAGTCGTAGAcccaacaaaataaacaagattTCAAGAAGGTAATTTGTTGCATGTCTGCTGGATATATTGTAGTTTGTAAATTACCTGTACACTGTCACTGTGTAGAGTTTCTACACTGACTGCAATCGCACCGACACCATGCTATTTACAGTACAGTGTAATTTCTAGACTAGTCCATAAATTTTACCTCATTATTGGCTCATCCAACAAATGCAAAGCCATGTGTAGAACCTAACTTACAGTCAACAGATTGTCAAACATATTTGTAGTGCCTGGAAGGTTAAGAATTTGGCTTTAATACTACTTTAGGATGGGCACTATTTttaaattgtaaaattttacaccacaacaacaacactcaaCACGCGGAGACTCTTACTAATTACTTTCATTATGAACACCAGAACGGGTTAGCTAGTGGGGGTATCCCTGGCATTTGTAGTATTGGCTAGATCACTGAATTCATCGTTACTTTTTATTGTGCTGCATTGCACTGATAACTAGCTTAAAGGcaattagcccgaccagacactgttacgctatgcgaaaacagcgtctgacacgcacggcatgcagcctcgaagtgaggaacctcaacacaactacaaaacttaggaacatgtatacttttctcctttaaacagaatactttactcacgttaaatgctacagaagaatagttcgccacactgggtccatggagaccacttgcgataagtccgtggaacaaataaatgacactttctggcgcaattcctgaccgccgggcttcgtcgttgcaggattcaaaatggcgccttgacttatgcgcatgcgtgaccggatgtgctccagagcgagcgcgtgtgcgttgaaagtgtcgaacaaaccttggcgtctgcgaCACAATAccccagtacagtttatagctgtata
Coding sequences within:
- the LOC140243503 gene encoding transcriptional repressor NF-X1-like; translation: MASSLEFAERDRGGRMSPQDQAYGRQSSRGRYPQGSYGGYGRGGGYQGNYQRDYRDGGQNYYDGGRGYGGDAVPFDSYGQEQGYRHGNWQTDHWRTDQREWDRAGGETERWRWQDGRRDQRGGRGGRGRVKRARGGRGQSRNPQMQTRETQEYQDYSRTGGGSDSHSRYPQGPADSEIGQDSYGGADSTGYNERHEQRGRRGGKPRGRGRGKGGQRATYPQTGTSQYNLQYGGLNDRRNADRSANSRRYEHPEELFFTRQTSSDRESVNSAESNATSQGMDKRKGNRNRPRGNPDLNSGNRFDDAEARSRSGSNASQKGERQDRKKGGGGAGKQSAQGRQVAKKYSSETQTGALIEHLTSGTYECPVCCDRVRCEARVWSCKTCYVVFHLGCIKKWAKSPAATAEGTDGWQCPACRGVEIKIPHVYFCFCGKQREPPWEPGETPHSCGEVCRRKRPTSCPHPCNILCHPGPCPPCPSNVQQKCLCGKTQQTVRCGSQNEIRCQQQCGKLLNCGSHSCQEICHSGPCQPCEEVVVQVCYCGRAKREVACTEESAKEDPAGSYSCMAVCGRTLDCGHHSCEDFCHQGPCEPCGLDPARITHCPCGQTPLSLLEGGAERTTCTDPVPTCDKKCGKMFPCGGRDTHKCEQTCHTGTCPPCEQTSMIKCRCGHRFVDVACSELQAAVKAEGGMAPPLCDRKCTKKKQCGRHKCGQLCCVEEEHLCLQQCGRKLKCGIHTCEEPCHIGNCPPCLHASFDELTCHCGTEVMFPPIPCGTPPPECRQLCNRRHDCQHPVRHHCHSDEKCPPCVELTSKTCIGGHEVRYNIPCHVQGISCGRPCGKLLPCGYHTCLKTCHAGECNPECKQPCKVPRPDCGHPCGVTCHVGWPCPQITCKAKVKMSCPCGRRSQMMECQASGNDTITKAMQKLTVSKLAGKIQTLQQNEDLDIRDMTGAKGSVRASRLQCDEECSIQERNRRLAEALQIKNPDLSSTIKTTNYSDFLKEQASNRKAMQYNRIGSIEKELSALVVSAQSSKQSSRSHAFPPMIRNHRRIIHELAEFYGCDSESYDEEPKRNVVTTAKKGRCFMPAMTLTAVIQRGLNPRAPLPIPHHSQEYEIRSAAKAIKHSTDVVSSSSSKDKVIDYFDMTS